The proteins below are encoded in one region of Apium graveolens cultivar Ventura chromosome 4, ASM990537v1, whole genome shotgun sequence:
- the LOC141718511 gene encoding uncharacterized protein LOC141718511: MRGYQNTGRDRSTVRCFNCNVLGHYAAECKRPRREKSQRPEANLAQIKDDVPALLLAKVNDNKVNMVLLNEENIRPTLERTYEKKRMSQICNILSLGQMSEQGNRVVVQEEYLWVYDSDDRLLMKVKRSANRLYKIMLEESQGVCLLTKTEENSWLWHSRLGHVNFDAPSHMERNSMAIGLPKLVHPKEVCWGA; this comes from the exons ATGCGAGGTTATCAGAATACTGGTCGTGATAGGAGCACTGTGAGGTGTTTTAATTGCAACGTACTGGGCCATTACGCAGCTGAGTGCAAGCGACCTCGACGGGAGAAAAGTCAAAGACCTGAAGCCAACTTGGCACAAATCAAGGATGACGTGCCTGCTCTGTTGTTAGCTAAGGTGAATGACAACAAGGTCAATATGGTGCTATTAAATGAAGAGAATATCAGACCCACGTTAGAAAGAACGTATGAGAAAAAGAGGATGTCCCAAATATG CAATATTTTAAGTCTTGGACAAATGTCAGAACAAGGGAACAGGGTGGTAGTGCAAGAAGAATACTTGTGGGTGTATGACAGTGATGATAGACTATTGATGAAGGTCAAGAGGTCAGCAAACCGCTTGTACAAAATTATGCTTGAAGAATCACAAGGTGTGTGTCTACTGACAAAGACAGAAGAGAACTCCTGGTTATGGCACTCGCGTTTGGGTCATGTTAATTTTGATGCACCAAGTCATATGGAAAGAAATAGCATGGCTATAGGCTTACCGAAATTGGTTCACCCTAAGGAGGTGTGTTGGGGTGCCTGA